From one Humulus lupulus chromosome 8, drHumLupu1.1, whole genome shotgun sequence genomic stretch:
- the LOC133796712 gene encoding transcription factor EGL1 produces MANWSKKHEEVPQKLSKQLAVTVKSIQWSYAIFWSFSTREQGVLEWSAGYYNGDIKTRKTVHLMELKADKIGSQRSEQLRELYMSLSEFETDQQAKMTSSAAALSPDDLTDAEWYYLVCMSFVFKPGQSLPGRALEKGQPIWLCNAQYADNNVFSRSLLAKSASIQTVVCFPHMEGVIEFGVTDLVAEDHNLLQHIKASLLDLSKPACSEKSSRRCQRTDDGGGGGNDKDPMYAKVEHEILHSFDLDNQFSSSEDDNRSDQRDPNELSGNHDHQPKGLNGEASQVQSLHFMDDDFSNCVQGTMNSGDYISGAFVKQEMALPSSPRHENRKHSHLKETQKYNHTKLRGLDDMGAAEDLHYKRIVSDILQGPSKVIEHLCFGNYDRKSSFAAWKRGHDNDYRPMLRQEMLKKILFTVPFMFNDSSINSNEDLKDWLEIPKKVSIRHVEYGCAETDKEEILNYTIKYLNELDARVEELEAKARKKYQEMLEQTSDNYDNNKIDNERNTWLNKRKANQIDETEPDPKMVGHKDKDEPLNLTVSVREQEVSVFMKCPYKESIFLNIIGAIDHLHLDAYSVQSSTLDGVFSLTLKSKSRGAAIAPVWMIKEALWQASNKSWQSRQN; encoded by the exons ATGGCTAATTGGAGTAAAAAGCATGAGGAGGTACCCCAGAAACTGAGTAAACAGCTTGCTGTGACTGTGAAAAGCATCCAATGGAGCTATGCAATTTTCTGGTCTTTTTCAACCAGAGAACAAGG GGTGCTGGAATGGAGTGCTGGTTATTACAATGGAGACATTAAAACTAGGAAAACAGTCCACTTAATGGAGCTTAAAGCTGATAAAATAGGCTCACAAAGAAGTGAGCAATTGAGAGAGCTTTACATGTCTCTCTCGGAATTTGAAACTGACCAACAAGCTAAAATGACATCATCTGCTGCTGCATTATCTCCTGACGATCTCACTGATGCAGAGTGGTACTACTTGGTTTGCATGTCGTTTGTGTTCAAACCTGGTCAAAG TCTTCCAGGCAGAGCATTAGAAAAGGGACAACCTATTTGGTTATGCAATGCTCAATATGCAGATAACAATGTATTTTCTCGCTCTTTACTAGCTAAG AGTGCTTCTATTCAG ACAGTGGTCTGCTTTCCCCATATGGAGGGTGTAATTGAGTTTGGAGTAACAGATCTG GTGGCAGAGGACCATAATCTTCTTCAGCACATCAAGGCTTCTTTACTAGATCTTTCAAAACCTGCCTGCTCTGAGAAATCGTCTCGTCGTTGTCAAAGAACagatgatggtggtggtggtggtaatgATAAAGACCCAATGTATGCCAAGGTTGAACATGAGATACTTCACTCATTTGACTTAGATAACCAATTTTCTTCTTCAGAAGATGATAATAGGTCTGATCAGAGAGATCCTAATGAACTAAGTGGAAACCATGATCACCAGCCAAAGGGTCTCAATGGTGAGGCTTCTCAAGTTCAAAGTCTGCATTTCATGGATGATGATTTCAGCAATTGTGTCCAAGGCACCATGAACTCAGGTGACTACATATCTGGGGCTTTTGTCAAACAAGAAATGGCTCTTCCTTCTTCTCCAAGGCATGAAAATCGAAAACACTCCCACTTAAAAGAAACTCAGAAATACAATCACACAAAACTGAGAGGCTTGGATGATATGGGAGCAGCTGAGGACTTGCACTACAAAAGAATTGTTTCTGATATTTTGCAAGGTCCATCAAAAGTGATCGAACACCTATGTTTTGGCAATTATGATCGCAAGTCCAGTTTTGCAGCATGGAAAAGAGGGCATGACAATGATTATAGGCCAATGTTACGGCAGGAAATGTTGAAGAAGATATTGTTTACAGTTCCATTCATGTTTAATGATTCCTCAATTAATTCTAATGAAGACTTAAAAGATTGGCTTGAAATCCCCAAAAAAGTTAGCATTAGACATGTTGAGTATGGATGTGctgag ACTGACAAAGAAGAAATCCTCAACTATACCATTAAGTACTTGAACGAGCTTGACGCCAGAGTAGAAGAGTTGGAGGCTAAAGCTAGAAAGAAGTACCAGGAAATGTTGGAGCAGACATCAGATAACTATGACAATAACAAGATTGACAATGAGAGAAACACATGGTTAAACAAGAGGAAGGCCAATCAAATCGATGAAACGGAACCAGATCCAAAAATGGTTGGTCACAAGGATAAAGATGAGCCATTGAACTTGACGGTCAGTGTAAGAGAGCAGGAGGTTTCAGTATTTATGAAATGCCCTTATAAGGAATCCATTTTTCTTAACATCATTGGTGCCATCGACCATCTTCATTTAGATGCTTACTCAGTTCAATCATCTACTCTTGATGGGGTTTTTTCTTTGACCCTTAAATCCAAG TCTCGAGGTGCGGCCATTGCACCAGTGTGGATGATCAAAGAGGCTCTTTGGCAGGCTTCTAATAAGTCTTGGCAATCCAGGCAAAACTAG